The Gammaproteobacteria bacterium genome includes a region encoding these proteins:
- a CDS encoding IS30 family transposase yields MHPCKTNTSERPAIVDKRSRIGDWELDTIIGKGHQQAIVSLTERKSRYTLI; encoded by the coding sequence ATGCACCCTTGCAAAACTAACACATCTGAGCGCCCAGCAATTGTCGATAAGCGTTCTCGTATTGGCGACTGGGAGCTTGATACGATCATTGGCAAAGGCCATCAACAAGCGATTGTTTCGCTCACTGAAAGAAAGTCACGTTACACCTTAATCCA